The following coding sequences lie in one Arachis stenosperma cultivar V10309 chromosome 5, arast.V10309.gnm1.PFL2, whole genome shotgun sequence genomic window:
- the LOC130981398 gene encoding uncharacterized protein LOC130981398, translating into MADAPPPTPTELLRMVTELQEANQRMAAANQHMAEENQRMQQQIQQLINARLEHNDDRQERHGHVERQSEPTHISETPQDDNTNPRNEEPQPEDEDQEPDNSAGPFTAEIMNFQLPRQFTLPTTLVPYDGLGDPKQHIKKFRSIMIVNGASDPILCRCFPSFLDGPALDWFCSLPVDSISRFQELAKQFEDHFAASAIYLHDSDYLTTIKQGQQESLKDYITRFTKVAMKIPDLHPEVHLHAIKSGLRPGKFQETIAVAKPKTLAEFREKAKGQIDIEELRQARKAEKSATTKDEDKPRETKRNFRPMPRYESYTQFNTKRDDIIKEILNSKLIKPPRKAGSYPEPKNIDKSKYCTFHKKYGHTTDECVIAKDLLERLARQGHLDKFISGHI; encoded by the coding sequence CCCACTCCGACCGAGCTCCTCCGGATGGTGACGGAGCTCCAGGAGGCAAACCAACGTATGGCTGCAGCAAACCAGCATATGGCGGAGGAGAATCAGAGAATGCAACAGCAGATTCAGCAACTAATTAATGCTCGTCTTGAACACAATGATGATCGTCAGGAGCGACATGGACACGTTGAACGCCAATCCGAACCGACCCATATCTCGGAGACACCCCAGGACGACAATACCAACCCCCGAAATGAGGAACCTCAGCCAGAAGATGAGGATCAAGAACCTGACAACTCTGCTGGACCATTTACGGCGGAGATTATGAATTTTCAATTGCCCAGACAATTCACATTGCCGACAACTTTAGTCCCCTACGACGGTTTAGGGGACCCCAAACAGCACATAAAGAAATTCCGATCTATAATGATTGTTAACGGTGCATCCGATCCGATTTTATGTCGttgttttccttcttttttggaTGGCCCTGCACTTGACTGGTTTTGCTCTTTGCCTGTAGATTCCATCTCACGATTCCAGGAGCTGGCAAAGCAATTCGAAGATCATTTTGCGGCATCAGCTATATACTTACATGATTCTGATTATCTAACCACTATCAAGCAGGGCCAACAAGAAAGTCTGAAGGACTACATTACTCGTTTTACAAAGGTAGCTATGAAAATCCCTGATCTTCACCCAGAAGTCCATTTGCATGCCATCAAAAGCGGCCTCCGCCCCGGAAAGTTTCAGGAAACCATTGCCGTAGCTAAACCCAAGACTCTGGCCGAGTTTAGGGAAAAAGCCAAAGGACAGATAGATATTGAGGAACTCCGTCAGGCCCGGAAGGCAGAGAAGTCAGCAACTACGAAGGACGAAGATAAACCCCGGGAGACCAAAAGGAATTTCCGACCAATGCCCCGTTACGAGTCATATACCCAGTTCAACACCAAGCGAGACGACATCATCAAAGAAATATTAAATTCCAAGCTAATTAAGCCACCTCGCAAAGCCGGTAGTTACCCTGAGCCGAAGAATATTGATAAGTCTAAGTATTGCacatttcataaaaaatatggTCACACGACCGATGAGTGTGTAATCGCAAAGGATCTACTAGAACGCCTAGCAAGACAGGGCCACCTTGACAAATTTATCTCAGGTCACATTTAA